One Streptomyces sp. L2 genomic window carries:
- a CDS encoding C40 family peptidase, which translates to MASHRKPRPAGARGAGLRTPALATAALTSVAVLSQTADAAPAASDDGRPSREEIEKKVDDLYRHAESATEKYAERQAEKYAEKYAGTYDAPKYNAARERDGRQRSSLDALREEVARRSGRLNKPRADQVSPADDSAPVRRRLDATPAVDSPATSQNDLQTAKSAVQHKLATARGMLSRLTEQGTARPAAAERHGWQQTWHNPGPAPTLQPDTTTPSAGLPGNVEPAGLPGVVEAGGLTGSVQSAGLPEAMGSAGLPGPFESAALPGMVASALPGSVEPAGLPDGTGSAGLHGVLESGGLPGVVEAGGALGAGGWAGPGGSRVTKAEKALAFARAQIGKPCVWGASGPGSYDCSGLTQAAWKAAGVALPRATRDQVHAGRRVALADARPGDLVFFHGDAGHVGLWLGDGMMIHAPKPGTYVREESVHYGGESMIHSVVRPA; encoded by the coding sequence TTGGCGTCGCACCGCAAGCCGCGCCCCGCGGGGGCGCGCGGAGCAGGTCTCCGCACCCCCGCACTCGCCACCGCCGCGCTCACCTCCGTGGCCGTGCTGTCCCAGACGGCCGACGCCGCGCCCGCCGCCTCCGACGACGGCAGGCCGAGCCGGGAGGAGATCGAGAAGAAGGTCGACGACCTGTACCGGCACGCCGAGTCGGCGACCGAGAAGTACGCGGAGAGGCAAGCGGAGAAATACGCCGAGAAGTACGCGGGGACGTACGACGCGCCGAAGTACAACGCGGCCAGGGAACGTGACGGCCGGCAGCGCAGCAGCCTCGACGCACTGCGCGAGGAGGTGGCCCGGCGCTCGGGCCGCCTCAACAAGCCCCGCGCGGACCAGGTTTCGCCCGCCGACGACTCCGCGCCCGTCCGGAGGCGGCTGGACGCCACCCCCGCGGTCGACTCGCCGGCCACGTCGCAGAACGACCTCCAGACCGCCAAGTCCGCCGTCCAGCACAAACTCGCCACCGCGCGCGGGATGCTGTCCCGGCTGACCGAACAGGGGACGGCGCGGCCGGCGGCAGCCGAACGGCACGGCTGGCAACAGACCTGGCACAACCCCGGCCCGGCGCCGACCCTGCAGCCCGACACCACGACACCGAGCGCAGGGTTGCCCGGGAACGTCGAGCCGGCAGGGTTGCCCGGGGTGGTCGAGGCCGGCGGGTTGACCGGATCGGTGCAGTCGGCCGGCCTTCCCGAGGCAATGGGGTCGGCCGGACTGCCGGGGCCGTTCGAGTCGGCCGCCTTGCCCGGGATGGTGGCGTCGGCCCTGCCGGGTTCGGTCGAGCCGGCCGGGCTGCCCGATGGAACGGGGTCGGCCGGGCTGCACGGTGTGCTGGAGTCGGGCGGGTTGCCCGGGGTGGTCGAGGCCGGCGGCGCTCTTGGGGCGGGGGGATGGGCCGGGCCGGGCGGGTCGCGGGTCACCAAGGCCGAGAAGGCGCTCGCCTTCGCCCGCGCGCAGATCGGCAAGCCGTGCGTGTGGGGTGCCTCGGGACCGGGCTCGTACGACTGCTCCGGCCTCACCCAGGCCGCCTGGAAGGCCGCCGGAGTCGCGCTGCCCCGCGCCACCCGGGACCAGGTCCACGCGGGCAGGAGGGTCGCCCTGGCCGACGCCCGCCCCGGTGACCTGGTCTTCTTCCACGGCGATGCCGGACACGTGGGCCTCTGGCTGGGCGACGGCATGATGATCCACGCCCCCAAGCCCGGCACGTACGTCCGCGAGGAGTCGGTCCACTACGGCGGCGAATCCATGATCCACAGCGTGGTACGACCGGCCTGA
- a CDS encoding tellurite resistance/C4-dicarboxylate transporter family protein has protein sequence MPPLSALLVWWASRPPAAGAAVMATGILSMALHLTGRETLSLVVLAMACVGWVALAADFVLRLLRERRRWVAEAETPGALTAVAATTVLGSRFAALGWPDLSNALLALAALLWPVLLVLVVRHWGRRMPGAVFLCCVATEGLAVLSATMAAAETAAWLARVGLVFFWLGLALYALALTHFDPRQLAQGAGDHWISAGALAISALAGAKLLLADSARLYLWNNDDRDVLRTVTVVLLAIVLAAWLVLIVTEVVWPRFHYDVRRWSTVFPLGMTAAATLSASSAVGIPWLKDLGRALVWVAAAAWLVVALGAVLAARAEFRKSS, from the coding sequence ATGCCCCCTCTCTCCGCCCTGCTCGTCTGGTGGGCGTCGCGGCCGCCCGCCGCCGGGGCCGCCGTGATGGCGACCGGCATCCTGTCGATGGCGCTGCACCTGACGGGCCGCGAGACGCTGTCGCTCGTCGTGCTCGCCATGGCCTGCGTCGGCTGGGTGGCCCTGGCCGCCGACTTCGTCCTACGGCTGCTCCGGGAGCGCCGGCGCTGGGTGGCCGAGGCGGAGACGCCGGGCGCGCTGACGGCCGTGGCGGCGACGACGGTGCTGGGGTCCCGGTTCGCGGCGCTCGGCTGGCCGGACCTCTCCAACGCGCTGCTGGCCCTGGCTGCGCTGCTCTGGCCCGTGCTGCTCGTGCTCGTCGTACGGCACTGGGGGCGGCGCATGCCGGGCGCGGTGTTCCTGTGCTGCGTGGCCACCGAGGGGCTCGCCGTCCTGTCCGCCACGATGGCGGCGGCGGAGACGGCGGCGTGGCTCGCGCGCGTGGGCCTGGTGTTCTTCTGGCTGGGCCTGGCCCTCTACGCGCTGGCCCTGACCCACTTCGACCCCCGGCAGCTGGCCCAGGGCGCCGGGGACCACTGGATCTCGGCCGGCGCGCTCGCCATCTCGGCGCTGGCCGGGGCGAAGCTGCTGCTCGCCGACAGCGCGCGCCTGTACCTGTGGAACAACGACGACCGGGATGTCCTGCGGACCGTGACGGTCGTGCTGCTCGCCATCGTCCTGGCCGCGTGGCTCGTGCTGATCGTCACCGAGGTGGTGTGGCCTCGGTTCCACTACGACGTGCGGCGGTGGTCGACGGTGTTCCCGCTGGGGATGACGGCGGCCGCGACGCTGTCGGCCTCGTCCGCCGTCGGCATCCCGTGGCTGAAAGATCTGGGCCGGGCGCTGGTGTGGGTGGCGGCGGCGGCCTGGCTCGTGGTGGCCCTCGGCGCGGTACTCGCGGCCCGCGCCGAGTTCAGGAAGAGCAGCTGA
- a CDS encoding C40 family peptidase — protein MAAHRKPRQRSLSGTTVRTAATIALAGAATATAFDGTGQAAPQLTPAQVKAKVDKLYREAETATEKYDGAKEQADKAQRRLSSLQDEAARRRLKLNSARDALGLVAAAQYRDGGIDPAWQLALSSDPDRYLDNASFAERAGHRQAGQVARVRRQLREIEQLRGAARIELTSLRSRQAELKRQKKTINGKLDEARRLLARLSPQQRAQVTGAGAGTDRASRSAADARTALEGAGSATAPNSRAAAAVAYAYSKLGSPYVWGATGPDAFDCSGLAQAAYRSAGVSLPRTTYAQINAGRRVSRSELQPGDLVFFYSGISHVGIYVGNGQMIHAPNPSAPVRLAPIDLMPFAGATRVA, from the coding sequence GTGGCAGCGCACCGCAAGCCCCGACAGCGCTCGCTCAGCGGCACGACGGTCCGGACGGCCGCCACGATAGCCCTGGCGGGCGCGGCCACCGCGACGGCGTTCGACGGGACCGGGCAGGCCGCGCCGCAGCTGACACCGGCGCAGGTGAAGGCCAAGGTGGACAAGCTGTACCGGGAGGCGGAGACCGCCACCGAGAAGTACGACGGGGCCAAGGAGCAGGCCGACAAGGCTCAGCGGCGGCTGAGCTCGCTGCAGGACGAGGCTGCCCGCCGCCGGCTGAAGCTGAACTCGGCGCGGGACGCGCTGGGTCTGGTCGCGGCCGCCCAGTACCGCGACGGCGGCATCGACCCCGCCTGGCAGCTCGCTCTGTCGAGCGATCCGGACCGGTACCTGGACAACGCCTCGTTCGCGGAACGCGCCGGCCATCGGCAGGCCGGGCAGGTGGCCCGGGTGCGCCGTCAGCTGCGGGAGATCGAGCAGTTGCGGGGCGCCGCCCGCATCGAACTGACCTCGCTCCGGTCGCGGCAGGCCGAGCTGAAGCGGCAGAAGAAGACCATCAACGGCAAGCTGGACGAGGCCCGGCGGCTGCTGGCGCGGCTCAGTCCGCAGCAGCGGGCGCAGGTCACCGGCGCCGGCGCGGGGACCGACCGCGCCTCCCGGTCCGCCGCGGACGCCCGCACCGCCCTGGAGGGGGCCGGTTCCGCCACCGCCCCGAACTCCCGTGCCGCGGCGGCCGTCGCCTACGCCTACAGCAAGCTCGGCAGCCCCTATGTGTGGGGCGCGACCGGCCCCGACGCCTTCGACTGCTCGGGGCTGGCCCAGGCCGCCTACCGCTCGGCCGGTGTCTCCCTCCCCCGCACCACCTACGCCCAGATCAACGCGGGCCGCCGCGTCTCCCGCTCCGAACTCCAGCCGGGGGACCTGGTGTTCTTCTACTCCGGCATCAGCCACGTCGGGATCTACGTCGGCAACGGCCAGATGATCCACGCGCCGAACCCCTCGGCCCCGGTCCGGCTGGCCCCGATCGATTTGATGCCGTTCGCGGGGGCGACCCGGGTGGCGTGA
- a CDS encoding response regulator transcription factor, whose protein sequence is MSDATEASGTAAGAAEAAGSGLPVGEGEGGRRVRVVLVDDHRMFRTGVQAEIGQTDRTGVEVVGEAADVDQAVTVITATRPEVVLLDVHLPGGGGVEVLRRCAPLMADAERPVRFLALSVSDAAEDVIGVIRGGARGYVTKTITGTDLVDSVFRVQEGDAVFSPRLAGFVLDAFASTDAPPVDEDLDRLTQREREVLRLIARGYAYKEIAKQLFISVKTVESHVSAVLRKLQLSNRHELTRWATARRLV, encoded by the coding sequence ATGAGCGACGCGACCGAGGCGAGCGGCACGGCGGCGGGGGCCGCGGAGGCGGCCGGGTCCGGCCTGCCCGTGGGCGAGGGCGAGGGCGGGCGCCGGGTGCGTGTGGTGCTCGTCGACGACCACCGTATGTTCCGCACCGGCGTCCAGGCCGAGATCGGCCAGACCGACCGGACCGGTGTCGAGGTCGTCGGCGAGGCCGCCGACGTCGACCAGGCGGTCACGGTCATCACCGCCACCCGGCCCGAGGTGGTCCTCCTCGACGTGCACCTGCCCGGCGGCGGCGGGGTGGAGGTCCTGCGCCGCTGTGCCCCGCTGATGGCGGACGCCGAGCGGCCCGTCCGCTTCCTGGCGCTGTCCGTCTCGGACGCCGCCGAGGACGTGATCGGCGTGATCCGCGGCGGCGCCCGCGGCTACGTCACCAAGACCATCACCGGCACCGACCTGGTCGACTCGGTCTTCCGGGTCCAGGAGGGCGACGCCGTCTTCTCCCCGCGCCTCGCCGGGTTCGTCCTCGACGCCTTCGCCTCGACCGACGCCCCGCCCGTCGACGAGGACCTCGACCGGCTCACCCAGCGGGAACGGGAGGTGCTGCGCCTGATCGCCCGCGGCTACGCGTACAAGGAGATCGCCAAGCAGCTGTTCATCTCGGTGAAGACGGTCGAGTCCCATGTGTCGGCGGTGCTCCGCAAGCTCCAGCTGTCCAACCGGCACGAGCTGACCCGCTGGGCGACGGCACGCCGCCTGGTCTGA
- a CDS encoding ATP-binding protein, whose product MPEAAATPLDDPRPPRKLYRSSDGRWLGGVARGLAGHLGLPVVWVRLVFVGLFMANGLGALLYAAFWFFVPLGVGGVGDHKPPSLVGTETAPDGRRRLVARKPDKGQLAALLLMVIVSMVFVSSVNLGSAAKAYLVPAVLVAAGVALVWRQADNARRARWVEAGRRRRTLSLLRAGGGVLLVTAGVSAIFVMQGSAAHLGAVLQAALAVLVGITLLAGPYLVRMTQDLSEERLMRIRAQERAEVAAHVHDSVLHTLTLIQRNADNAGEVRRLARAQERDLRTWLYKPEGTGKDEADEPDTVAEAVRRNAAEVEDKHGAPIEVVVVGDCPLDERTAAQMQAAREAMVNAAKYGGEGGAVQVYAEVEGRTVFVSVRDRGPGFDLDSIPADRMGVRESIIGRMERNGGTARLRAVPGGGTEVELEMERAEKTS is encoded by the coding sequence ATGCCGGAAGCCGCAGCGACACCCCTCGACGACCCGCGGCCGCCGCGCAAGCTCTACCGCAGCAGCGACGGTCGCTGGCTGGGCGGAGTGGCGCGGGGCCTCGCCGGGCATCTCGGGCTGCCCGTCGTCTGGGTCCGGCTCGTGTTCGTCGGCCTGTTCATGGCCAACGGACTCGGCGCGCTGCTCTACGCCGCGTTCTGGTTCTTCGTCCCGCTCGGTGTCGGAGGCGTCGGCGACCACAAGCCGCCCTCGCTCGTCGGCACCGAGACCGCGCCGGACGGCCGCCGCAGGCTCGTGGCCCGCAAGCCGGACAAGGGACAGCTGGCCGCCCTGCTGCTCATGGTCATCGTGTCCATGGTCTTCGTCAGCAGTGTCAACCTGGGCAGCGCTGCCAAGGCGTACCTCGTCCCCGCCGTGCTGGTCGCGGCCGGTGTCGCCCTCGTCTGGCGCCAGGCGGACAACGCCCGGCGGGCGCGCTGGGTCGAAGCCGGCCGCCGGCGCCGCACCCTGAGCCTCCTGCGGGCCGGCGGCGGCGTCCTGCTGGTCACGGCCGGCGTCTCCGCCATCTTCGTCATGCAGGGCTCGGCCGCCCACCTCGGCGCGGTCCTCCAGGCCGCGCTCGCCGTCCTGGTCGGCATCACGCTGCTCGCCGGCCCCTACCTGGTGCGGATGACGCAGGACCTGTCCGAGGAGCGTCTGATGCGCATCCGCGCCCAGGAGCGGGCCGAGGTCGCCGCGCACGTGCACGACTCCGTGCTGCACACCCTCACCCTGATCCAGCGCAACGCCGACAACGCCGGAGAGGTCCGGCGCCTCGCCCGCGCCCAGGAGCGCGACCTGCGCACCTGGCTGTACAAGCCCGAGGGCACGGGCAAGGACGAGGCCGACGAGCCGGACACGGTCGCCGAGGCGGTGCGCCGCAACGCCGCCGAGGTCGAGGACAAGCACGGGGCGCCCATCGAGGTCGTCGTGGTCGGCGACTGCCCCCTCGACGAGCGGACCGCGGCGCAGATGCAGGCCGCGCGCGAGGCGATGGTCAACGCCGCCAAGTACGGTGGCGAGGGCGGCGCCGTACAGGTCTACGCCGAGGTCGAGGGAAGGACGGTCTTCGTGTCCGTCCGCGACCGCGGCCCCGGGTTCGACCTGGATTCGATACCCGCCGACCGCATGGGCGTCAGAGAATCGATCATCGGCCGTATGGAACGCAACGGCGGCACGGCCCGGCTGCGGGCAGTGCCGGGCGGTGGCACGGAGGTCGAGCTGGAGATGGAGAGGGCGGAGAAGACGTCATGA
- a CDS encoding PspC domain-containing protein, which produces MRDHRHRVIAGVCAGLGRRTDLDPVIFRITLAVLAATGGIGLIFYGFAWLLVPYEGEEENEVRKLLTGRVDGQALAAVLFALVGCGVLLTMIKNGGVLAFAVVLSVLLAGAGYWSQRRGAPDPDPVAAQAAADAPPEAQAPPVVTSYPSWWRDPIVKDGTHVGGTGYLWGPGDARDREVAPVIDAALATPWTHSGTLGATRPEPPRPRAPRGPRWIGGWVFLLALLALGLGTGLTWDTRPLGTSLQIGLACALGVFGLGITASSFLGRTGAGSVFLAVLTAALLAGASALPKDITTHWRHTVWRPAATADLHRTYDQGTGVGTLDLSRMHLAKGQSAGTDAHVGAGRLRVIVPADATVRMSIDVGVGDIQLPGEGKGDVDVQPGRHKDVTLSPVKGGKDTGTLRLDLRVGVGQVEVSRAAS; this is translated from the coding sequence CTGCGTGACCACCGGCACCGGGTGATCGCGGGCGTGTGCGCGGGGCTGGGGCGGCGGACCGACCTGGATCCGGTGATCTTCCGCATCACCCTGGCCGTGCTGGCCGCGACCGGCGGGATCGGCCTCATCTTCTACGGGTTCGCCTGGCTCCTCGTGCCGTACGAGGGCGAGGAGGAGAACGAGGTCCGCAAGCTCCTGACGGGCCGGGTCGACGGCCAGGCGCTGGCCGCCGTGCTGTTCGCACTGGTCGGCTGCGGGGTGCTGCTGACCATGATCAAGAACGGCGGGGTGCTCGCCTTCGCCGTGGTGCTGTCCGTGCTGCTCGCCGGCGCCGGGTACTGGTCGCAGCGGCGCGGTGCGCCCGACCCGGACCCGGTGGCCGCGCAGGCCGCGGCCGACGCTCCGCCGGAGGCCCAGGCGCCGCCGGTGGTCACCAGCTATCCGTCCTGGTGGCGGGACCCGATCGTCAAGGACGGCACCCATGTCGGCGGCACCGGCTATCTGTGGGGTCCCGGTGACGCCCGCGACCGGGAGGTGGCGCCGGTGATCGACGCGGCTCTCGCCACCCCGTGGACGCACTCCGGCACCCTGGGCGCCACGCGGCCGGAGCCGCCGAGACCGCGGGCCCCGCGCGGTCCGCGCTGGATCGGGGGCTGGGTGTTCCTGCTCGCCCTGCTGGCCCTCGGCCTGGGAACCGGGCTGACCTGGGACACGCGTCCGCTCGGCACGAGCCTGCAGATCGGGCTGGCCTGCGCGCTCGGGGTCTTCGGGCTGGGCATCACCGCCAGCTCGTTCCTGGGGCGTACGGGCGCGGGGTCGGTGTTCCTCGCGGTACTGACGGCGGCGCTGCTGGCCGGGGCGTCGGCGCTGCCCAAGGACATCACGACGCACTGGAGACACACGGTGTGGCGGCCGGCCGCCACGGCGGACCTGCACCGCACGTACGACCAGGGCACCGGCGTCGGCACCCTCGACCTCAGCCGGATGCACCTGGCCAAGGGACAGAGCGCGGGAACGGACGCCCATGTGGGCGCGGGGCGGCTGAGAGTGATCGTCCCGGCGGACGCGACCGTGCGGATGAGCATCGACGTGGGAGTGGGCGACATCCAGTTGCCCGGGGAAGGGAAGGGCGACGTGGACGTGCAGCCTGGCAGGCACAAGGACGTGACCCTGTCGCCGGTCAAGGGCGGCAAGGACACCGGAACTCTGCGGCTCGACCTCCGGGTCGGGGTCGGACAGGTGGAGGTCAGCCGTGCTGCGTCATGA
- a CDS encoding DoxX family protein, which yields MTHGIRTDTHTSHLSGGRTWRDTAGHYALLPLRIFLGVTFIYAGLDKLTDSSFLKAGGAGSIGDTMNSVRGSAAIPALVDLALKSPVGFGYAIALGELAVGIGTLLGVLGRLAALGGALISLSLWLTVSWASTPYYYGNDLAYLMAWLPLVLAGAPYLSVDAAWRARRRQRAAGYR from the coding sequence ATGACTCATGGCATTCGGACCGACACGCACACCTCCCATCTGAGTGGCGGCCGCACCTGGCGGGACACCGCTGGTCATTACGCCCTCCTTCCGCTCCGCATCTTCCTCGGCGTCACCTTCATCTACGCCGGCCTGGACAAACTCACCGACAGCTCGTTCCTGAAGGCCGGAGGAGCCGGCTCCATCGGTGACACGATGAACTCGGTGCGCGGCTCCGCCGCCATCCCGGCCCTGGTCGATCTGGCCCTGAAGAGCCCGGTCGGCTTCGGGTACGCCATCGCCCTCGGGGAACTGGCCGTCGGCATCGGCACCCTGCTCGGTGTCCTCGGCCGGCTGGCCGCCCTCGGCGGCGCGCTGATCTCGCTCAGCCTGTGGCTGACCGTGAGCTGGGCCTCCACGCCCTACTACTACGGCAACGACCTCGCCTACCTGATGGCCTGGCTGCCCCTCGTCCTCGCCGGTGCCCCCTACCTCTCCGTGGACGCGGCCTGGCGGGCCCGACGCCGGCAACGGGCGGCCGGCTACCGGTGA
- a CDS encoding DUF4429 domain-containing protein, with protein sequence MAEIIQRDGTWAFDGSTIRIAPGLHRSVPLLRQTYGEIAVPLEAVSAVCFEPERKRGRLRMRLREGADPLLQATGGRLPEAADPYRLTVDADRSGVAEYVAEEIRHALFLDQVPKEPTAGYLLPGPPVPVSVRSSDGTVSFDGTQVRIDWADTSDRVKRATGPRIIGLGDLVQVEWLPNSGYEDGFLRFVTRETMFSKLPPERDPFTLDLWGSVRRDLLTALVAAAVTHRLPHPSTRTGEAYAVPDRPQTPVPGPCGQAGLCGPAGPCADHDVLLRRLRELGELRRDGVLTDDEFALAKAAVLKGFG encoded by the coding sequence ATGGCCGAGATCATCCAGCGGGACGGGACCTGGGCCTTCGACGGCAGCACGATCCGGATCGCTCCAGGACTCCACCGCTCCGTCCCGCTGTTGCGGCAGACGTACGGGGAGATCGCCGTGCCCCTGGAAGCGGTGTCGGCCGTCTGCTTCGAACCGGAGCGCAAACGCGGCCGGCTGCGGATGCGGCTGCGCGAGGGCGCCGACCCGCTGTTGCAGGCGACGGGCGGCCGGTTGCCGGAGGCCGCCGACCCCTACCGGCTGACGGTGGACGCGGACCGCTCCGGGGTCGCGGAGTACGTCGCGGAGGAGATCCGGCACGCGCTGTTCCTCGACCAGGTGCCCAAGGAGCCCACGGCGGGCTATCTGTTGCCGGGCCCGCCGGTGCCGGTCTCGGTGCGGTCCTCCGACGGCACGGTCTCCTTCGACGGCACCCAGGTGCGCATCGACTGGGCGGACACCTCCGACCGGGTCAAACGCGCGACCGGCCCGCGGATCATCGGCCTCGGCGACCTGGTGCAGGTCGAGTGGCTGCCCAACTCCGGCTACGAGGACGGGTTCCTGCGGTTCGTGACCCGCGAGACGATGTTCTCGAAGCTGCCGCCCGAGCGGGACCCCTTCACCCTGGACCTGTGGGGCAGCGTCCGGCGCGATCTGCTGACGGCCCTGGTGGCGGCGGCCGTCACCCACCGGCTGCCGCACCCCTCCACCCGTACCGGCGAGGCGTACGCCGTCCCGGACCGCCCCCAGACCCCCGTGCCCGGGCCGTGCGGGCAGGCTGGGCTGTGCGGGCCGGCAGGGCCGTGCGCGGACCATGACGTGCTGCTGCGCCGGCTGCGGGAGCTGGGCGAGCTGCGCCGGGACGGAGTGCTCACGGACGACGAGTTCGCGCTGGCCAAGGCGGCCGTGCTCAAGGGGTTCGGCTGA
- a CDS encoding class II aldolase/adducin family protein, translating to MHGPTPPLPLPTDQLQFAMPPMHDSVDDERRHRKERLAGALRIFGRAGFEDGVSGHITARDPEFTDCFWVNPFGMPFRHVTVGDLVLANQDGQVVEGRYHVNQAAFTVHAQVHAARPDVVAVAHCHSVHGRALAALGELIDPITQESCAFYEDLALYDAYSGVTVDAGEGRRIAGALGSRKALVLRNHGLLTVGDSVDAAAWWFLSLERSCQVQLLARAAGRPVLIDHRQAVATREQLGGDLVAWINYQPLWQDISRGEPDLLS from the coding sequence ATGCACGGGCCGACCCCACCGCTGCCGCTGCCCACCGACCAGCTGCAGTTCGCCATGCCGCCGATGCACGACTCGGTCGACGACGAACGCCGCCACCGCAAGGAACGCCTCGCAGGCGCCCTGCGGATCTTCGGCCGGGCCGGCTTCGAGGACGGCGTGTCCGGGCACATCACCGCCCGGGACCCCGAATTCACCGACTGCTTCTGGGTCAACCCGTTCGGCATGCCGTTCCGGCACGTCACCGTCGGCGATCTCGTCCTCGCCAACCAGGACGGACAGGTCGTCGAGGGCCGCTACCACGTCAACCAGGCCGCGTTCACCGTGCACGCCCAGGTCCACGCCGCCCGCCCCGACGTCGTCGCCGTCGCCCACTGCCACTCCGTGCACGGCCGCGCCCTGGCCGCCCTCGGCGAGTTGATCGACCCCATCACCCAGGAGAGCTGCGCCTTCTACGAGGACCTCGCGCTGTACGACGCCTACAGCGGCGTCACCGTCGACGCCGGCGAGGGCCGTCGCATCGCGGGCGCGCTCGGCTCCCGCAAGGCGCTCGTGCTGCGCAACCACGGGCTGCTGACCGTCGGGGACTCGGTGGACGCGGCCGCCTGGTGGTTCCTGTCCCTGGAACGGTCCTGCCAGGTGCAGTTGCTGGCCAGGGCCGCCGGCCGCCCGGTCCTCATCGACCACCGGCAGGCCGTCGCCACCCGGGAGCAGCTCGGCGGCGACCTGGTGGCCTGGATCAACTACCAGCCGCTCTGGCAGGACATCAGCCGCGGCGAACCCGACCTGCTCAGCTGA
- the guaA gene encoding glutamine-hydrolyzing GMP synthase: MSSTPAAATPDTVLVVDFGAQYAQLIARRVREARVYSEIVPSTMPVAEMLAKNPAAIILSGGPSSVYEEGAPRLDRALFEAGVPVFGMCYGFQLMAQTLGGTVDNTGAREYGRTDLHVSRTSSTLFEGTPAEQAVWMSHGDACSAAPEGFSVTASTDVVPVAAFENDEKKLYGVQHHPEVMHSTHGQQVLEHFLYRGAGLKPDWTTGNVIDEQVAAIREQVGDKRAICGLSGGVDSAVAAALVQKAIGSQLTCVYVDHGLMRKGETEQVEKDFVAATGVQLKVVDAEERFLTALKGVSDPEEKRKIIGREFIRVFEQAQAEIIADAGPAVEFLVQGTLYPDVVESGGGTGTANIKSHHNVGGLPEDLEFQLIEPLRKLFKDEVRMVGQELGLPEEIVQRQPFPGPGLGIRIVGEVTKERLDLLREADAIAREELTAAGLDRDIWQCPVVLLADVRSVGVQGDGRTYGHPIVLRPVSSEDAMTADWSRLPHEVLAKISTRITNEVRDVNRVVLDVTSKPPGTIEWE, translated from the coding sequence GTGTCATCGACCCCCGCTGCCGCCACTCCCGACACCGTCCTGGTCGTCGACTTCGGCGCGCAGTACGCCCAGCTCATCGCCCGTCGCGTCCGCGAGGCGCGGGTCTACAGCGAGATCGTGCCGAGCACCATGCCGGTCGCCGAGATGCTCGCCAAGAACCCCGCGGCGATCATCCTCTCCGGAGGCCCCTCCTCGGTCTACGAGGAAGGCGCCCCCCGCCTGGACCGCGCCCTCTTCGAGGCCGGCGTCCCCGTCTTCGGCATGTGCTACGGCTTCCAGCTGATGGCACAGACCCTGGGCGGCACGGTGGACAACACCGGCGCCCGCGAGTACGGCCGCACCGACCTGCACGTCTCCCGGACCTCCTCCACCCTCTTCGAGGGCACCCCCGCCGAGCAGGCCGTGTGGATGTCGCACGGCGACGCCTGCTCCGCCGCCCCCGAGGGCTTCTCCGTCACCGCCTCCACCGACGTCGTCCCGGTCGCCGCCTTCGAAAACGACGAGAAGAAGCTGTACGGCGTCCAGCACCACCCGGAGGTCATGCACTCCACGCACGGCCAGCAGGTCCTGGAGCACTTCCTGTACCGCGGTGCCGGCCTCAAGCCGGACTGGACGACCGGCAACGTCATCGACGAGCAGGTCGCCGCGATCCGCGAGCAGGTCGGCGACAAGCGCGCCATCTGCGGCCTGTCCGGCGGCGTGGACTCCGCCGTCGCCGCCGCCCTCGTCCAGAAGGCCATCGGCTCCCAGCTGACCTGCGTGTACGTCGACCACGGCCTGATGCGCAAGGGCGAGACCGAGCAGGTCGAGAAGGACTTCGTCGCCGCGACCGGTGTCCAGCTGAAGGTCGTCGACGCCGAGGAGCGCTTCCTCACCGCCCTCAAGGGGGTCTCCGACCCCGAGGAGAAGCGGAAGATCATCGGCCGCGAGTTCATCCGCGTTTTCGAGCAGGCGCAGGCCGAGATCATCGCCGACGCCGGCCCGGCCGTCGAGTTCCTCGTCCAGGGCACCCTGTACCCGGACGTCGTCGAGTCCGGCGGCGGCACCGGCACCGCCAACATCAAGTCCCACCACAACGTGGGCGGCCTCCCCGAGGACCTCGAGTTCCAGCTCATCGAGCCGCTGCGCAAGCTGTTCAAGGACGAGGTCCGCATGGTCGGCCAGGAGCTGGGCCTGCCCGAGGAGATCGTCCAGCGCCAGCCCTTCCCGGGCCCCGGCCTCGGCATCCGCATCGTCGGCGAGGTCACCAAGGAGCGCCTGGACCTCCTCCGCGAGGCCGACGCCATCGCCCGCGAGGAACTGACCGCGGCCGGCCTGGACCGGGACATCTGGCAGTGCCCGGTGGTCCTCCTCGCCGACGTCCGCTCGGTCGGCGTCCAGGGCGACGGCCGCACCTACGGCCACCCCATCGTCCTGCGCCCGGTCTCCTCCGAGGACGCCATGACCGCCGACTGGTCCCGGCTGCCGCACGAGGTGCTGGCGAAGATCTCCACCCGCATCACCAACGAGGTCCGGGACGTCAACCGCGTCGTCCTCGACGTGACCTCCAAGCCCCCGGGCACCATCGAGTGGGAGTGA